In one window of Nomascus leucogenys isolate Asia chromosome 1a, Asia_NLE_v1, whole genome shotgun sequence DNA:
- the CARD19 gene encoding caspase recruitment domain-containing protein 19 isoform X2 produces the protein MTDQTYCDRLVQDTPFLTGHGRLSEQQVDRIILQLNRYYPQILTNKEAEKFRNPKASLRVRLCDLLSHLQRSSERDCQEFYRALYIHAQPLHSRLPSRHALRPMSFLAGLGLAVGLALLLYCYPPDPKGLPGTRRVLGFSPVIIDRHVSRYLLAFLADDLGGL, from the exons ATCAGACCTATTGTGACCGCCTGGTGCAGGACACGCCTTTCCTGACAGGCCACGGGCGCTTGAGTGAGCAGCAGGTGGACAGGATCATCCTCCAGCTGAACCGTTACTACCCACAGATCCTTACCAACAAGGAGGCGGAAAAG TTCCGGAACCCCAAGGCATCCTTGCGTGTGAGGCTCTGTGACCTCCTGAGCCACCTGCAGCGGAGCAGTGAGCGGGACTGCCAGGAGTTCTACCGAGCCCTGTATATCCATGCCCAGCCCCTGCACAGCCGCCTGCCCAGCCGCCACGCTCTGC GACCCATGAGCTTCCTGGCTGGCCTGGGCCTTGCTGTGGGACTGGCCCTGCTCCTGTACTGCTATCCACCAG ACCCCAAGGGCCTGCCAGGGACCCGGCGCGTCCTCGGTTTCTCACCTGTCATCATCGACAGACATGTCAGCCGCTACCTGCTGGCCTTCCTGGCAGATGACCTAGGGGGGCTCTGA
- the CARD19 gene encoding caspase recruitment domain-containing protein 19 isoform X1: MTDQTYCDRLVQDTPFLTGHGRLSEQQVDRIILQLNRYYPQILTNKEAEKFRNPKASLRVRLCDLLSHLQRSSERDCQEFYRALYIHAQPLHSRLPSRHALQNSDCTELDSGSQSGELSDRGPMSFLAGLGLAVGLALLLYCYPPDPKGLPGTRRVLGFSPVIIDRHVSRYLLAFLADDLGGL, from the exons ATCAGACCTATTGTGACCGCCTGGTGCAGGACACGCCTTTCCTGACAGGCCACGGGCGCTTGAGTGAGCAGCAGGTGGACAGGATCATCCTCCAGCTGAACCGTTACTACCCACAGATCCTTACCAACAAGGAGGCGGAAAAG TTCCGGAACCCCAAGGCATCCTTGCGTGTGAGGCTCTGTGACCTCCTGAGCCACCTGCAGCGGAGCAGTGAGCGGGACTGCCAGGAGTTCTACCGAGCCCTGTATATCCATGCCCAGCCCCTGCACAGCCGCCTGCCCAGCCGCCACGCTCTGC AGAACTCAGATTGCACAGAGCTAGACTCGGGCAGCCAGAGCGGCGAGCTGAGTGACAGGG GACCCATGAGCTTCCTGGCTGGCCTGGGCCTTGCTGTGGGACTGGCCCTGCTCCTGTACTGCTATCCACCAG ACCCCAAGGGCCTGCCAGGGACCCGGCGCGTCCTCGGTTTCTCACCTGTCATCATCGACAGACATGTCAGCCGCTACCTGCTGGCCTTCCTGGCAGATGACCTAGGGGGGCTCTGA